From one Sulfurimonas sp. HSL-3221 genomic stretch:
- a CDS encoding aldo/keto reductase: protein MASYATKEGTFGYLKQFPKFSRDFYRFNGEAFLSSMGLGTFRKEPYREENYVLNYKDAVKTAVQNGINVIDTAINYRYQMSEREIGEALAELFAEGKATREQLFITSKAGFIPLDFPFPDPYEWINKHMLEAGLATKDDIVVDQHCMSPKFLRWSVETSLKNLGIETLDALFLHNPETQLGYVDYMTLRLRIAEAFKLFEALVAEGKIRHYGIAAWNGFLYEEGHTEYLSLRDIVSIAEEVGGKEHHLRFLEVPFNLAKTHAYSYANQKGPDGRYYTLLQAAYGYGLQCFAASSLLQMNLFKGKFDSRLRELLGTGELTDIISALQFARSGGILSALFGAVDPQHVEDNLLLAYVPQLPQETVQRVVKGEYAV from the coding sequence ATGGCCTCATACGCGACCAAAGAAGGAACATTCGGCTACCTGAAACAGTTCCCGAAATTCAGTCGGGACTTCTACCGCTTCAACGGCGAGGCTTTCCTCTCGTCGATGGGGCTCGGGACCTTCCGCAAAGAGCCCTACCGCGAAGAGAACTATGTTCTCAACTATAAAGACGCGGTGAAGACGGCGGTGCAAAACGGCATCAACGTCATCGATACGGCGATCAACTACCGCTACCAGATGAGCGAGCGTGAGATCGGCGAGGCATTGGCCGAGCTTTTTGCAGAGGGCAAAGCGACCCGCGAACAACTGTTTATCACCTCCAAGGCGGGATTTATCCCCCTGGATTTCCCTTTCCCGGATCCTTACGAGTGGATCAACAAGCATATGCTCGAAGCGGGCCTCGCGACCAAGGACGACATTGTCGTCGACCAGCACTGCATGAGCCCCAAGTTCCTGCGCTGGAGCGTTGAGACCTCGCTCAAGAATCTGGGCATTGAGACGCTGGACGCGCTCTTCCTCCACAACCCCGAGACCCAGCTCGGCTACGTGGATTACATGACGCTTCGCCTGCGCATCGCCGAGGCGTTCAAGCTCTTTGAAGCGCTGGTGGCAGAGGGCAAGATCCGCCACTACGGCATTGCGGCGTGGAACGGCTTTTTGTACGAGGAGGGGCACACCGAGTACCTCAGCCTCAGAGACATCGTCTCCATCGCCGAAGAGGTCGGGGGTAAGGAGCATCACCTGCGCTTCCTGGAAGTGCCGTTCAACCTCGCCAAAACACATGCGTACAGCTACGCCAACCAGAAGGGGCCGGACGGGCGCTACTATACGCTGCTGCAGGCGGCTTACGGCTACGGGCTGCAGTGTTTCGCGGCGTCGTCGCTGCTGCAGATGAACCTTTTCAAAGGGAAGTTCGACAGCCGTCTCCGCGAGCTGCTGGGCACCGGCGAACTCACGGATATTATCAGCGCGCTGCAGTTCGCCCGTTCCGGGGGGATCCTGAGTGCGCTCTTCGGTGCCGTCGATCCGCAACACGTCGAGGACAACCTGCTGCTCGCCTATGTGCCGCAGCTGCCTCAGGAGACGGTGCAGCGTGTCGTAAAGGGTGAGTATGCTGTATGA
- a CDS encoding iron-sulfur cluster assembly scaffold protein produces the protein MARDDLIGGALWEEYSTEVQRRMNDPINMGELTEADAGEDKLVIADFGAESCGDAVRLYWLIDPSTDTIKVSKFKSFGCGTAIASSDMMAELCMGKTVDDALKITNIDVEKALRDDPDVPAVPGQKMHCSVMAYDVIKKAASIYKGVDMESFEDEFIICECARITQDTIMEVIKLNKLKSVEEITDYTKAGGFCKSCVKEGGHEKKDVYLVDLLEQALEEMAAEEKSRKIIEAKGDGTFESMGLVQKIKAVESILEEYIRPTLKADGGDVELLDIVENEGKWDVLIKYQGECMSCSMNTTTTLAGIEDMLNFKLKAPIKVIVT, from the coding sequence ATGGCTAGAGATGATTTGATCGGCGGAGCACTCTGGGAGGAGTACTCAACCGAAGTACAGCGTAGAATGAACGATCCTATTAATATGGGTGAGCTGACCGAGGCCGATGCCGGCGAGGACAAACTCGTTATCGCCGATTTCGGTGCAGAGAGCTGCGGCGACGCCGTGCGCCTTTACTGGCTGATCGATCCGTCGACGGATACGATCAAGGTCAGCAAGTTCAAAAGTTTCGGTTGCGGTACGGCGATCGCCAGTTCTGATATGATGGCCGAACTCTGTATGGGCAAGACCGTCGACGATGCTCTGAAAATTACGAACATCGACGTCGAAAAAGCGCTCCGTGACGATCCGGACGTGCCGGCGGTACCGGGACAGAAGATGCACTGTTCCGTTATGGCCTACGACGTTATCAAAAAAGCGGCTTCCATCTACAAGGGTGTCGACATGGAGAGCTTCGAGGATGAGTTCATCATCTGTGAATGTGCCCGTATCACTCAGGATACGATCATGGAAGTCATCAAGCTCAACAAGCTCAAATCCGTCGAGGAGATTACCGATTATACCAAGGCCGGCGGTTTCTGTAAATCCTGTGTCAAAGAGGGCGGCCACGAGAAGAAAGACGTCTACCTCGTCGACCTGCTCGAGCAGGCGCTCGAGGAAATGGCTGCCGAAGAGAAGAGCCGCAAGATCATCGAAGCAAAAGGCGACGGTACTTTCGAATCCATGGGCCTTGTCCAGAAGATCAAAGCGGTCGAATCGATCCTCGAAGAGTATATCCGCCCGACCCTCAAAGCGGACGGCGGCGACGTCGAACTGCTCGACATCGTTGAGAACGAAGGCAAATGGGACGTCCTGATCAAGTACCAGGGCGAATGTATGAGCTGCTCCATGAATACGACGACGACGCTGGCGGGTATCGAAGACATGCTCAACTTCAAACTCAAAGCCCCGATCAAGGTAATCGTTACTTAA
- a CDS encoding P-II family nitrogen regulator translates to MYQLTAIFNRSCLSDVLLELKERAIEGVTISEVIGKGGVAFDDAGPVELDENIRLDIVVSNELFKEAAKEAIRCNTRDLGKGSGKMWVTPVLEVERIRTGETNEAALRHNDSDERALHFDSYYTAIDTPAS, encoded by the coding sequence ATGTACCAACTGACTGCCATCTTCAACCGCAGTTGCCTCAGTGACGTATTACTGGAGCTCAAAGAGCGCGCCATCGAGGGCGTTACCATCAGTGAGGTGATCGGAAAAGGCGGCGTCGCGTTCGATGACGCGGGCCCGGTCGAGCTCGATGAGAACATCCGTCTCGACATCGTCGTCTCGAACGAACTTTTCAAAGAGGCAGCCAAAGAGGCGATCCGATGCAATACCCGCGATCTCGGCAAGGGAAGCGGCAAGATGTGGGTCACCCCGGTCCTGGAAGTCGAACGGATCCGTACCGGCGAAACCAACGAAGCGGCCCTCCGCCACAACGACAGTGACGAGCGCGCCCTGCACTTCGACAGCTACTACACCGCCATCGATACGCCGGCGAGCTGA
- the rpoN gene encoding RNA polymerase factor sigma-54, producing MKQALNLKQKQLPRLSMQTWLPLLQCSLSDLDKHLQVISSENPCLEVSSGFEVSESSSDRSHRAYMEYQNHVSNASSDEIEWLSVSAQSLYEKLDEQIAAPLFPTPISQKIARQIIYYISDEGYFEGSIKEIAEQCDTDAQQVEKVRQRFAYLEPSGVGAKDYKESFLFQLNDVEMDDELSILVSAMITRFESMEKFVNHPRLGDAKEVISHLKNPPALEYMESEPPVLPDLYVAFEGGEFIIKMNNAFYPDLKVTQIDKYDNFAKQKFKEARELVKLLDLRKATLYNVTLVLLEKQYAFFMGGELQPLKLQDVADELGFNESTISRAISDKYLETERGVFAFKEFFSNAIGNVSTAEIKHFLERLVKSEDHDKPFSDKILHEKIEARFGISMVRRSIAKYRQELEIPPFKERRFLYKLAES from the coding sequence ATGAAACAAGCTTTAAACCTCAAACAGAAACAGCTGCCGCGCCTCTCCATGCAGACATGGCTGCCGCTGTTACAGTGTTCGCTTTCGGACCTGGACAAACACCTGCAGGTCATCTCTAGCGAAAACCCCTGTCTTGAAGTTTCGTCGGGATTCGAAGTCTCTGAGAGCTCTTCGGACCGATCGCATCGCGCCTACATGGAGTACCAGAACCATGTCTCAAACGCCTCCAGCGACGAGATCGAGTGGCTGAGCGTCTCCGCCCAGTCCCTTTACGAAAAGCTCGACGAGCAGATCGCCGCACCGCTTTTTCCGACACCGATCTCCCAGAAAATCGCCCGCCAGATCATCTACTATATCAGCGACGAAGGGTACTTCGAGGGGTCGATCAAGGAGATTGCGGAGCAGTGCGATACCGACGCGCAGCAGGTCGAGAAGGTGCGTCAGCGTTTTGCCTACCTTGAGCCGTCGGGCGTAGGCGCCAAGGACTACAAAGAGTCCTTCCTTTTCCAGCTCAACGATGTCGAGATGGATGACGAACTGAGCATCCTTGTCAGTGCGATGATCACCCGCTTCGAGTCAATGGAGAAGTTTGTCAACCACCCGCGCCTGGGGGATGCGAAAGAGGTGATCAGCCACCTCAAGAATCCGCCGGCCCTGGAGTATATGGAGAGCGAACCGCCGGTACTGCCCGACCTTTATGTCGCTTTCGAGGGGGGCGAGTTCATTATCAAGATGAACAACGCTTTCTACCCCGACCTCAAAGTGACGCAGATCGACAAATACGACAATTTTGCCAAACAGAAATTCAAAGAGGCGCGCGAGCTCGTCAAACTGCTCGACCTGCGAAAGGCGACCCTTTACAACGTCACCCTGGTGCTGCTGGAGAAGCAGTACGCCTTCTTCATGGGCGGGGAGCTCCAGCCGCTGAAACTTCAGGACGTCGCGGACGAGCTGGGCTTTAACGAATCGACAATCTCCCGGGCTATCAGCGACAAGTATCTGGAGACGGAGCGGGGGGTGTTCGCCTTCAAAGAGTTTTTCTCCAACGCCATCGGGAACGTTTCAACGGCGGAGATCAAACACTTCCTGGAGCGGCTGGTCAAAAGCGAGGATCATGACAAACCCTTCAGCGACAAGATCCTCCATGAGAAGATCGAGGCGCGTTTCGGGATCTCAATGGTGCGGCGCTCCATCGCGAAATACCGCCAGGAGCTGGAGATACCGCCCTTCAAAGAGCGGCGCTTTCTTTATAAGCTGGCCGAGAGCTGA
- a CDS encoding 2Fe-2S iron-sulfur cluster binding domain-containing protein yields MTTRVEIMNDFLAINVKPGKTIQDIVEASGSALPFGCRDGECGTCVVFVESGMDFLSDMTDKEKAVMKTLNETSPKARLACQMKIAQPNGLVRLKY; encoded by the coding sequence ATGACAACACGTGTAGAAATTATGAATGACTTCCTGGCGATCAACGTTAAGCCGGGTAAAACGATTCAGGACATTGTTGAAGCGTCAGGTTCTGCCCTGCCGTTTGGTTGCCGCGACGGCGAATGCGGGACCTGTGTGGTCTTCGTCGAGTCCGGTATGGACTTCCTCAGCGACATGACTGACAAAGAAAAAGCTGTCATGAAAACACTGAACGAAACCAGCCCGAAAGCACGTCTGGCTTGCCAGATGAAAATTGCTCAGCCGAACGGTCTTGTCCGCCTGAAGTACTAA
- a CDS encoding 2Fe-2S iron-sulfur cluster-binding protein, with translation MANVIFCGFGDGMDKRVQARTGDVLLRVAESNGVKIPTECKDGTCGSCAVKIEDLSVEETMNPTTEDYDAHAQSYYMEDKELETLVEMAAITKKEAEVAQQFNRQTPVRLACQCIVRSDIIVKPFE, from the coding sequence ATGGCAAACGTCATTTTTTGCGGATTTGGCGATGGCATGGACAAGCGTGTACAAGCCCGTACGGGCGACGTGCTTCTGCGTGTAGCGGAAAGTAACGGCGTGAAGATCCCGACCGAGTGCAAGGACGGGACGTGCGGAAGCTGTGCGGTAAAGATCGAAGATCTGAGCGTCGAAGAGACTATGAACCCTACGACCGAAGACTATGATGCGCATGCCCAGTCTTACTATATGGAAGACAAAGAGCTCGAGACACTGGTCGAGATGGCTGCGATCACAAAGAAAGAGGCGGAAGTTGCTCAGCAATTCAACCGTCAAACCCCTGTTCGCCTTGCATGCCAGTGCATTGTAAGAAGCGACATTATTGTTAAACCGTTCGAGTAA
- a CDS encoding nitrogen fixation protein NifZ, with translation MDENKMSTADSKMISPSKKDAILPVFRIGQRVKITKAIRNDGTNPFHPRDGILIEPGAEGYVTNIGDFLQVIRVYDVKFIEEGSTFGCREGELVAVEEEDGYDEVEDELRWIREHRAKREAEKLAKAAAEKEAAELAAKGAQSQDEGDIA, from the coding sequence ATGGATGAAAATAAAATGTCGACTGCTGACAGCAAAATGATATCCCCTTCAAAGAAAGATGCCATTCTTCCGGTTTTCCGGATCGGCCAGCGGGTCAAAATCACGAAGGCGATCCGTAACGACGGGACGAACCCGTTCCACCCGCGCGACGGTATCCTGATCGAACCTGGCGCCGAGGGTTACGTCACGAATATCGGCGATTTCCTCCAGGTTATCCGCGTCTATGACGTCAAGTTCATCGAGGAAGGCTCTACCTTCGGCTGCCGCGAAGGCGAACTGGTCGCCGTCGAAGAGGAAGACGGTTACGACGAGGTGGAGGACGAGCTGCGCTGGATCCGCGAACACCGTGCCAAGCGCGAAGCGGAAAAACTCGCCAAAGCTGCCGCAGAAAAAGAAGCTGCCGAACTCGCCGCCAAAGGGGCGCAATCCCAAGATGAAGGAGACATCGCCTGA
- a CDS encoding nitrogenase-stabilizing/protective protein NifW translates to MGTLEEFQSLTDAEDYFDFFDLDYDERLVYVKRFHILKEFGAMMDRAIGSELEGDEKMLEYYKFALITVYKNFENGYAPSAADVWDMFGKESGCGTCSTSDSCSDVEEVSNGVHACTSQADLSFN, encoded by the coding sequence ATGGGTACGCTTGAAGAGTTTCAATCGTTGACTGATGCCGAAGATTACTTTGATTTTTTCGATCTTGATTATGACGAGCGTTTGGTGTACGTCAAACGTTTCCATATCTTGAAAGAGTTCGGAGCAATGATGGATCGCGCCATCGGTAGCGAACTCGAAGGCGATGAGAAAATGCTCGAATACTATAAGTTCGCACTCATCACCGTGTATAAGAATTTTGAGAACGGCTATGCACCGTCCGCTGCGGACGTGTGGGATATGTTCGGAAAAGAGAGCGGTTGTGGCACGTGTTCAACGTCCGACAGCTGTAGCGACGTCGAGGAAGTGAGCAATGGGGTTCACGCCTGCACAAGCCAGGCGGATCTTAGCTTCAACTAA
- a CDS encoding flavodoxin, producing MANVGIFVGSSTGATQEVAELLEEQFEGAELINMEEDFDDLEQFDDFDVLLIGSSTWGQGDPQRDWVDPMMELESETPDFSGKKVAFFGAGDQDTHGEEFVSALVKFKTLFAQLGADTEFGYWPTEGYTYKFSAAEKDGKFVGLAIDKINQEDLTEDRVSSWASQLKQEMGL from the coding sequence ATGGCAAACGTAGGTATTTTCGTCGGTAGCAGTACCGGTGCGACACAGGAAGTAGCGGAACTGCTCGAAGAGCAGTTTGAGGGAGCAGAGCTCATCAACATGGAAGAGGATTTCGACGATCTCGAGCAGTTCGACGATTTTGACGTCCTGCTGATCGGTTCTTCCACCTGGGGTCAGGGTGACCCGCAGCGTGACTGGGTTGACCCCATGATGGAGCTCGAGAGCGAAACGCCGGACTTCAGCGGCAAAAAAGTCGCCTTTTTCGGTGCCGGCGACCAGGACACCCACGGCGAGGAGTTTGTCAGCGCCCTGGTGAAGTTCAAAACCCTTTTCGCCCAGCTCGGTGCCGATACCGAATTCGGATACTGGCCGACGGAAGGTTATACCTATAAGTTTTCCGCTGCCGAGAAAGACGGTAAGTTCGTCGGACTTGCGATCGACAAGATCAACCAGGAAGACCTGACCGAAGATCGTGTCAGCAGCTGGGCCTCTCAGCTCAAACAGGAGATGGGTCTGTAG
- a CDS encoding NifX-associated nitrogen fixation protein: MTDTALEINAFTEELIRQLRATDQFGNWAKMSDEELLTKKYVKTKEQLKEIPIIADIDEMLIGEIKMIYKAIALQFERKTGVMCNVVMEMSHEGFGRCIVIADKIVLVDKYFKDAHRFSYRTLDKLYEDGQKLLDKAFDIFEQYKPCKDKA; encoded by the coding sequence ATGACCGATACGGCACTTGAAATCAATGCATTCACCGAGGAGCTGATCCGTCAGCTGCGCGCGACGGACCAGTTCGGTAACTGGGCGAAAATGAGCGACGAAGAGTTGCTGACGAAAAAATACGTCAAGACGAAAGAGCAGCTCAAGGAGATCCCGATCATCGCGGATATCGACGAGATGCTCATCGGTGAGATCAAGATGATCTACAAAGCGATCGCCCTGCAGTTCGAACGCAAGACGGGTGTTATGTGCAATGTCGTTATGGAGATGAGCCACGAGGGCTTCGGACGCTGTATCGTCATCGCGGACAAGATCGTGCTGGTGGACAAGTACTTCAAAGATGCGCACCGCTTCAGCTACCGCACCCTCGACAAGCTGTACGAGGACGGGCAGAAACTGCTGGACAAAGCGTTCGACATTTTTGAACAGTACAAACCCTGCAAAGACAAAGCTTAA
- the nifX gene encoding nitrogen fixation protein NifX, with translation MGESTKISVESTGTLENAMKVAFASKDMETVNAHFGGAKEFVVYNVSKDGYELNGVIKSDTSGLTGDDKTDFKVQCLAGINIMYVESIGGTAAAKVIRAGINPMKVPDPRAIEEILDELVKMINGNPPPWVKRIINMETVEDPRLARWAVE, from the coding sequence ATGGGTGAAAGTACGAAGATCAGCGTCGAGAGCACCGGCACACTTGAAAACGCGATGAAAGTCGCCTTTGCGTCGAAGGATATGGAGACGGTCAACGCGCACTTCGGCGGAGCGAAGGAGTTTGTCGTCTACAACGTTTCCAAGGACGGCTATGAGCTCAACGGGGTGATCAAATCAGATACCAGCGGGCTGACGGGCGACGATAAGACCGACTTCAAGGTGCAGTGCCTTGCGGGGATCAACATCATGTACGTCGAATCCATCGGCGGTACGGCGGCGGCGAAGGTGATCCGCGCAGGCATCAACCCGATGAAGGTCCCGGACCCCCGCGCTATCGAGGAGATCCTGGACGAACTTGTCAAGATGATCAACGGCAACCCACCGCCGTGGGTCAAGCGGATCATCAACATGGAAACCGTCGAGGACCCGCGCCTGGCGCGCTGGGCCGTCGAGTAA